Proteins from one Larimichthys crocea isolate SSNF chromosome XX, L_crocea_2.0, whole genome shotgun sequence genomic window:
- the ttll1 gene encoding polyglutamylase complex subunit TTLL1, producing MAGKVKWVTDIEKSVLINNFEKREWIPVSENEDWNFYWMSIQTIRNVFSVDTGYRLSDDQMVNHFPNHYELTRKDLMIKNIKRYRKELEKEGNPLAEKDENGKYIYLDFVPVTFMLPADYNLFVEEYRKNPSSTWIMKPCGKAQGKGIFLINKLSQIKKWSRDSRTSTFVAASSGKEAYVISLYIDNPLLIGGKKFDLRLYVLVTTYRPLKCYMYKLGFCRFCTVKYTPSTSELDNMFVHLTNVAIQKHGDDYNHVHGGKWTVSNLRLYLESTRGKEVTSRLFDQIHWIVVQSLKAVAPVMNNDKHCFECYGYDIIIDDKLKPWLIEVNASPSLTSSTANDRILKYNLINDTLNIVTPNGDIPDCRWNRSPPREALGNYQVLYDEEQAQSENAERDLRSRSGQSLGSKGTKGSAGVRPAAATWK from the exons ATGGCCGGTAAGGTGAAGTGGGTGACAGATATTGAGAAATCAGTGCTCATCAACAACTTTGAGAAGAGGGAATGGATCCCAGTGTCCGAGAACGAGGACTGGAATTTCTACTG GATGAGCATCCAGACCATCAGAAATGTGTTCAGCGTGGACACCGGCTACCGCCTGTCAGATGACCAGATGGTTAACCACTTCCCAAACCACTACGAGCTGACCAGGAAGGACCTGATGATCAAGAACATCAAACGCTACCGcaaggagctggagaaggaaGGCAACCCACTGGCAGAGAAGGACGAGAAcgggaaatacatttatttag ATTTCGTCCCTGTGACGTTCATGCTACCCGCCGACTATAATCTCTTTGTGGAGGAGTACCGCAAGAACCCGTCCAGCACTTGGATTATGAAGCCCTGCGGGAAGGCTCAGGGCAAAGGCATCTTCCTCATCAACAAACTGTCCCAGATCAAGAAGTGGTCCAGAGACAGCCGCACCTCCAC GTTTGTAGCAGCATCCAGTGGCAAAGAGGCCTATGTCATCTCCCTGTACATCGACAACCCTCTGCTGATAGGAGGGAAGAAGTTTGACCTGCGTCTCTACGTTCTCGTCACCACATATCGCCCTCTGAAATGCTACAT GTACAAGCTCGGCTTCTGCAGGTTCTGCACGGTCAAATACACACCCAGCACCAGTGAACTGGACAACATGTTTGTTCACCTCACTAATGTGGCCATCCAAAAACACGGG GATGACTACAACCACGTCCATGGAGGCAAGTGGACGGTCAGTAACCTCCGTTTGTACCTAGAGAGCACCAGAGGGAAGGAGGTGACCAGCCGACTGTTTGACCAGATCCACTGGATCGTGGTGCAGTCACTGAAGGCCGTGGCT CCTGTGATGAACAACGACAAGCACTGTTTCGAGTGTTATGGGTATGACATCATAATCGATGACAAGCTCAAGCCATGGCTTATTGAg GTCAACGCCTCTCCCTCGCTGACCTCCAGCACGGCCAACGACCGCATCCTGAAGTACAACCTCATCAACGACACCCTCAACATCGTCACGCCCAACGGGGACATCCCAGACTGCCGCTGGAACCGCAGCCCGCCCCGAGAGGCCCTGGGCAACTATCAAGTTCT GTACGACGAGGAGCAGGCGCAGAGCGAGAACGCCGAGCGTGACCTGCGGAGCCGCTCCGGGCAGTCCCTGGGGTCAAAGGGCACAAAGGGGAGTGCGGGCGTTCGCCCCGCCGCTGCCACCTGGAAGTGA